One Hydrogenophaga crassostreae genomic region harbors:
- the ccoS gene encoding cbb3-type cytochrome oxidase assembly protein CcoS, whose amino-acid sequence MDILYLLIPVSVLLVFGIIGVFWWALQAGQFDNIEREGERILRGD is encoded by the coding sequence GTGGATATTCTTTATTTGCTCATTCCCGTTTCGGTTTTGCTGGTATTCGGGATCATCGGTGTCTTCTGGTGGGCATTGCAAGCGGGTCAGTTTGACAACATTGAGCGCGAAGGTGAGCGCATTCTTCGGGGCGATTGA
- a CDS encoding heavy metal translocating P-type ATPase gives MNEAVAAPPVGRLLGDLSPDPATDTGLFGAHRGPLTVTDNFAVLDDPVEQRDFTEYAEVDGLPLAESVLMVQGMYCAACADTVECALQDLPGVKSAQVHAATRRLTVRWDPAVTRISSLAQVVGETGYRLLPMQQALSISERLRETRRALWRLFVAGFCAMQVMMYALPAYVTEPGEIPADINQLLRWASWLLSLPVVFFASGPFFQSAWRDLKHGRVGMDTPVSIGILVSFLVSSAVVLDPTGPWGHEVWFDSLTMFVFFLLGGRYLELKARDRTAGALDSLMNRLPEVCERRKPDGVFEPVSARRLVVGDVVRVHAGQAFPADGEVLSTTATVDEALLTGESHPVTRKQGESVVAGSFNLAGPVEMGVQRLGRDTRFGQIVSLMEKASTEKPRLAVLADRIAAPFLVLVLLGAAVAGWYWWQIDHTKALAVAVAVLIVTCPCALSLATPAAMLTSAGALARRGILVRRLQAMETLSRINAVVFDKTGTLTHDRLSLGKVWLRDGVPREAALGQAAALAQVSLHPVSRALAAAGGELPSRAGGLLAFAEVNEVAGQGLRGELPDGRWLKLGSAAFCGVERNDTDGQAAPHAYLADNEGWAATFELSEGVREDAREAVQALRALGLETWLLSGDRDAAALWVGRAVGVDHVIAEASPERKLAEVMALQARGVRLAMVGDGLNDGPVLARADTSFALGHAAPLAQAQSDCVIQGGRVMDVAHTIVQARATMRIVKQNLMWAALYNAVSIPMALVGWMPPWLAGLGMAGSSLLVIVNALRLASKGPEAAVHTRESMVSVA, from the coding sequence ATGAACGAGGCCGTCGCTGCGCCCCCTGTTGGGCGCCTGTTGGGAGATCTTTCACCTGATCCCGCGACGGATACCGGGTTGTTCGGTGCGCACCGTGGACCGCTTACGGTGACGGACAACTTCGCCGTATTGGACGATCCGGTCGAGCAGCGGGACTTCACCGAATACGCCGAAGTGGATGGTTTGCCATTGGCCGAGTCGGTGTTGATGGTGCAAGGGATGTACTGCGCTGCCTGTGCCGATACGGTGGAGTGTGCACTGCAGGACCTGCCAGGCGTGAAAAGTGCACAAGTGCATGCGGCAACGCGGCGCCTGACGGTCCGATGGGACCCGGCAGTCACACGCATTTCCAGTCTGGCGCAGGTGGTTGGTGAAACCGGCTACCGCCTGCTGCCGATGCAGCAGGCCCTTTCAATCAGTGAGCGTTTGCGGGAAACCCGGCGTGCGCTCTGGCGCTTGTTCGTGGCAGGTTTCTGCGCGATGCAAGTCATGATGTATGCCCTGCCAGCGTATGTCACCGAGCCTGGCGAAATTCCTGCCGACATCAATCAGTTGCTTCGCTGGGCGAGCTGGCTGCTCAGTTTGCCTGTGGTGTTTTTTGCTTCGGGACCCTTTTTCCAAAGCGCCTGGCGCGATTTGAAGCATGGCCGGGTGGGCATGGACACACCCGTTTCCATCGGCATTCTTGTCAGCTTTCTTGTGAGCTCTGCGGTCGTTCTTGACCCCACCGGGCCCTGGGGGCATGAAGTCTGGTTTGATTCGTTGACCATGTTCGTGTTCTTTTTGCTGGGTGGCCGGTACCTGGAGCTCAAGGCGCGTGACCGCACGGCGGGTGCGCTCGACAGCCTGATGAACCGTTTGCCCGAGGTGTGCGAACGGCGCAAGCCCGATGGCGTTTTTGAGCCTGTATCCGCAAGGCGATTGGTTGTAGGCGATGTGGTACGGGTCCATGCTGGGCAGGCATTTCCAGCCGATGGCGAGGTATTGAGCACCACTGCGACAGTGGATGAAGCTTTGCTCACGGGTGAGTCCCATCCAGTCACCCGCAAGCAGGGTGAGTCGGTTGTGGCGGGCAGCTTCAATCTGGCGGGTCCGGTGGAGATGGGTGTGCAGCGCCTGGGTCGAGACACACGATTCGGTCAAATCGTTTCTTTGATGGAAAAAGCCAGTACTGAAAAGCCACGTCTGGCGGTGCTGGCCGACCGGATCGCTGCGCCGTTTCTCGTGTTGGTTTTGCTGGGTGCGGCGGTGGCGGGTTGGTACTGGTGGCAAATTGACCACACCAAGGCCCTCGCGGTGGCTGTGGCCGTGCTGATCGTGACCTGCCCCTGCGCCTTGTCTTTGGCGACGCCCGCAGCGATGCTCACCTCGGCTGGCGCGCTGGCTCGCCGCGGCATTCTGGTCAGACGCCTGCAGGCCATGGAAACCCTTTCGCGGATCAATGCCGTGGTGTTTGACAAAACGGGTACCTTGACACACGACCGTCTCTCGCTGGGCAAGGTGTGGTTGCGCGATGGGGTGCCGCGGGAAGCTGCGCTGGGTCAGGCCGCTGCGCTTGCGCAAGTCTCGCTCCACCCCGTGTCGCGAGCGCTGGCGGCTGCCGGCGGTGAGTTGCCTTCAAGGGCTGGTGGGTTGCTTGCTTTTGCCGAAGTGAATGAAGTGGCGGGGCAAGGGCTTCGCGGCGAACTGCCAGATGGACGCTGGCTCAAGCTGGGATCGGCCGCATTTTGCGGCGTTGAGCGCAACGACACTGACGGACAGGCTGCGCCACATGCCTATCTGGCGGACAACGAAGGCTGGGCTGCCACTTTCGAATTGAGTGAGGGCGTGCGAGAGGATGCCCGGGAAGCCGTTCAGGCCTTGAGAGCGCTTGGCCTGGAAACCTGGTTGCTCTCGGGCGATCGGGACGCCGCTGCGTTGTGGGTGGGCCGGGCGGTAGGCGTGGATCATGTGATTGCCGAGGCTTCGCCTGAGAGAAAACTGGCCGAGGTGATGGCATTGCAAGCCAGGGGCGTGCGTCTGGCGATGGTCGGTGATGGGCTGAACGATGGCCCGGTTCTTGCGCGAGCGGATACATCCTTTGCCTTGGGCCATGCGGCCCCGTTGGCTCAAGCGCAGTCTGACTGCGTGATTCAGGGTGGGCGGGTGATGGACGTGGCCCACACCATTGTTCAGGCGCGCGCGACGATGCGCATCGTCAAACAAAACCTGATGTGGGCCGCCCTTTACAACGCAGTGAGCATTCCGATGGCCCTCGTGGGCTGGATGCCTCCCTGGTTGGCCGGCTTGGGTATGGCGGGCAGCTCACTTCTGGTGATCGTCAATGCGCTTCGCCTGGCGTCGAAAGGGCCAGAAGCAGCGGTTCATACACGTGAGAGTATGGTTTCAGTGGCGTAA
- a CDS encoding universal stress protein, producing the protein MYKRILVATDGSKLSKMAVDHAINLADITGAEVVALKVVPRYPQTYFEGGVALAANEIARIEKQWHDEAMATVTAVKSAGQLREVKVKPITVKSDLIAEAVIAAAKRNKCDLIVMASHGRRGLKRLLLGSETQQVLTHSHIPVLVLR; encoded by the coding sequence ATGTACAAGCGAATTCTCGTGGCAACCGATGGTTCCAAGCTTTCGAAAATGGCAGTAGACCACGCCATCAACCTGGCCGACATCACTGGCGCCGAAGTGGTGGCACTTAAAGTGGTTCCCCGCTATCCGCAAACCTACTTTGAAGGCGGCGTGGCGTTGGCGGCAAACGAAATAGCTCGCATTGAAAAGCAATGGCACGATGAAGCCATGGCGACGGTCACCGCTGTCAAATCGGCTGGCCAACTGCGCGAAGTCAAAGTCAAGCCGATCACGGTGAAATCAGACCTCATCGCCGAAGCGGTCATCGCAGCTGCGAAACGCAACAAATGCGACCTGATCGTCATGGCCTCTCACGGTCGCAGAGGGCTCAAGCGCTTGCTCCTGGGCAGCGAAACCCAGCAGGTACTGACGCATTCGCACATCCCGGTTCTGGTCTTGCGATGA
- a CDS encoding enoyl-CoA hydratase/isomerase family protein, with protein MDRVTLRDEGAVAHVVVSHPGKFNAMSRAMWHELKVVFQDLNQRAGLRCVIVAGEGGHFCAGGDIAEYPGFRFDEAALREFHEINVWGGLQAVLDCPVPVIAQIEGNCMGAGVEIASCCDLRVAGRSARFGAPIARLGFPMAPREAQLVMREAGTSVARAMLLEAAVFDAEQMLNRGFLNAVVADIDVQNDAGQRAARVALLAPRAARLNKQTIRSLLAQGASEQLLGNAYAYADSAEHREGISAFLAKRPPVF; from the coding sequence ATGGATCGGGTGACGCTGCGGGACGAGGGCGCCGTCGCTCATGTGGTTGTGTCCCACCCTGGCAAGTTCAATGCAATGTCACGGGCGATGTGGCATGAACTGAAAGTGGTTTTCCAGGACCTGAATCAGCGAGCCGGTTTGCGTTGCGTCATCGTTGCCGGTGAAGGAGGGCACTTCTGTGCCGGAGGGGATATCGCCGAGTACCCCGGCTTCCGGTTTGATGAAGCTGCTTTGCGTGAATTTCACGAGATCAACGTTTGGGGAGGCCTGCAGGCTGTGCTGGATTGTCCGGTGCCGGTGATTGCGCAGATTGAAGGCAATTGCATGGGTGCGGGTGTGGAAATCGCCAGCTGTTGCGACTTGCGCGTGGCGGGTCGCAGCGCCCGGTTTGGTGCGCCAATCGCACGCCTCGGGTTTCCGATGGCACCGCGCGAGGCGCAGTTGGTGATGCGCGAAGCAGGCACCTCGGTGGCCCGAGCCATGTTGCTGGAAGCGGCGGTCTTCGATGCCGAGCAAATGCTCAATCGGGGGTTTCTGAATGCGGTGGTGGCTGATATTGACGTGCAAAACGATGCAGGTCAGCGCGCTGCCCGCGTAGCCTTGCTGGCACCCCGTGCCGCCCGTCTGAACAAGCAAACCATTCGATCTTTGCTGGCACAAGGCGCGAGTGAACAGCTGCTTGGGAACGCCTATGCCTATGCCGACTCGGCCGAACACCGGGAAGGCATTTCGGCGTTTTTGGCGAAAAGACCGCCCGTTTTCTGA
- a CDS encoding LysR family transcriptional regulator, giving the protein MKYELQTQSIEWRVWRQFVAVADCLHFGRAAEQLHMTQPPLTQAIAGLERTLGVRLFDRTKRRVQLTAAGAGLLPAVREVLTRAAGLPALAQAAASGELGRLRLAFVSTVGFDLLPQWVRVFREQWPQVALELIEATGDVQMQLLAEDQIDAGFILHAPGFAPPGLSHWVISSEPMMVALPEAHPLAQFQSLRVRDVLDEPLVMFPRRILPSVYDAVFGLYHLGGRSPLVAQEAIQMQTIVNLVSAGLGLAWVPHSVRQFQRPGVVYRPLDVSRGLPVPSCETSLVWREGGEVPTLSRLIEFARAQ; this is encoded by the coding sequence ATGAAATATGAATTGCAAACACAGTCCATCGAATGGCGCGTGTGGCGCCAGTTTGTGGCCGTGGCCGATTGTTTGCACTTTGGGCGTGCAGCCGAGCAGCTGCATATGACCCAGCCGCCGTTGACGCAAGCCATTGCGGGCCTTGAGCGCACTTTGGGTGTGCGCTTGTTTGACCGCACCAAGCGCCGCGTGCAGCTCACCGCGGCGGGAGCAGGGCTGCTGCCGGCGGTGCGCGAGGTTTTGACGAGGGCTGCGGGCTTGCCGGCTTTGGCGCAGGCAGCTGCGTCCGGGGAGCTCGGACGCTTGCGTTTGGCTTTTGTCTCGACGGTGGGTTTTGATCTTCTGCCGCAGTGGGTACGGGTGTTTCGAGAGCAGTGGCCGCAAGTGGCCCTTGAGTTGATCGAAGCGACGGGGGATGTGCAGATGCAGCTCTTGGCCGAAGACCAAATCGATGCAGGTTTCATATTGCACGCACCGGGGTTTGCTCCTCCAGGCTTGAGCCATTGGGTCATTTCTTCGGAACCCATGATGGTGGCGCTGCCAGAAGCCCATCCCTTGGCACAATTTCAAAGTCTGCGCGTGCGCGACGTGCTGGACGAGCCCTTGGTGATGTTTCCCAGGCGGATTTTGCCCTCCGTATACGACGCGGTGTTCGGGCTGTACCACCTCGGTGGGCGTTCGCCGTTGGTGGCTCAGGAAGCTATCCAGATGCAGACCATCGTCAATCTGGTGTCAGCAGGGCTGGGGTTGGCCTGGGTGCCGCACAGTGTGCGCCAGTTTCAGCGTCCGGGCGTCGTGTACCGGCCGCTGGATGTGAGTCGGGGCTTGCCCGTTCCCTCCTGTGAAACCAGCTTGGTGTGGCGCGAGGGCGGTGAGGTGCCCACGCTGTCGCGTTTGATCGAGTTTGCCCGGGCACAATAG
- the ilvD gene encoding dihydroxy-acid dehydratase codes for MADNKIIPITPMNQRSKNITEGKSRAPNRSMYYAMGYEAGDFVKPMVGVANGHSTITPCNSGLQKLADAAIAAIEEAGGNAQVFGTPTISDGMAMGTEGMKYSLVSREVISDCVETCVQGQWMDGVVVIGGCDKNMPGGLMGMLRANVPAIYVYGGTILPGRYKGQDLNIVSVFEAVGQNAAGNLSDEDLLEIEKRAIPGTGSCGGMYTANTMSSAFEALGISLPYSSTMANPHDEKLNSAKESAKVLIEAIRKDIKPRDIVTRKSIENAVAVIMATGGSTNAVLHFLAIAHAAGVEWTIDDFERVRVKTPVLCDLKPSGKYLAVDLHKAGGIPQVMKVLLNAGLLHGDCLTITGQTMAEVLKNVPDVPAADQDVIRSIDKPMYAQGHLAILKGNLSPEGCVAKITGLKNPVITGPARVFDDEQSALKAILDGKIVAGDVMVLRYLGPKGGPGMPEMLAPTGALIGAGLGESVGLITDGRFSGGTWGMVVGHVAPEAAAGGTIAFVHEGDTITIDARQLKLELLVSEEEIAQRRAAWIAPQPRYTRGVQAKFAFNASSASKGAVLDNY; via the coding sequence ATGGCCGACAACAAAATCATTCCCATCACCCCCATGAATCAACGCAGCAAAAACATCACCGAGGGAAAGTCGCGCGCGCCCAACCGGTCCATGTACTACGCCATGGGCTATGAGGCGGGCGATTTCGTCAAACCCATGGTGGGTGTGGCCAACGGCCACAGCACCATCACGCCATGCAACTCCGGCTTGCAAAAACTGGCCGATGCCGCCATCGCTGCCATTGAGGAGGCCGGGGGCAATGCCCAGGTTTTTGGCACGCCAACCATATCCGACGGCATGGCCATGGGGACCGAAGGCATGAAGTACTCGCTGGTTTCGCGTGAGGTCATTTCAGACTGCGTGGAAACCTGCGTTCAAGGCCAATGGATGGACGGCGTGGTCGTGATCGGTGGGTGTGACAAAAACATGCCCGGAGGCTTGATGGGCATGCTTCGTGCCAACGTGCCAGCCATCTATGTGTATGGCGGCACCATCTTGCCAGGCCGCTACAAGGGTCAAGACCTCAACATCGTCAGTGTGTTTGAGGCCGTTGGCCAAAACGCCGCCGGCAATTTGAGCGATGAAGACCTGCTGGAGATCGAGAAACGCGCCATCCCTGGCACCGGATCCTGCGGTGGCATGTACACCGCCAACACCATGAGTTCAGCGTTTGAGGCCTTGGGTATCTCGCTGCCTTATTCGTCCACCATGGCCAATCCTCATGATGAGAAGCTGAACTCGGCCAAAGAATCGGCCAAGGTTCTGATTGAAGCCATTCGAAAAGACATCAAGCCTCGCGACATCGTGACCCGCAAATCAATCGAGAACGCGGTCGCCGTGATCATGGCCACAGGCGGCTCGACCAACGCGGTATTGCACTTTCTGGCCATCGCACACGCGGCAGGCGTGGAATGGACGATCGACGATTTCGAGCGCGTTCGCGTGAAAACGCCGGTGCTGTGTGACCTCAAGCCCAGCGGCAAATACCTTGCCGTCGATTTGCACAAGGCCGGAGGCATCCCGCAGGTCATGAAGGTGTTGCTCAACGCCGGTTTGCTGCATGGCGACTGCCTGACCATCACCGGGCAGACCATGGCCGAGGTTCTGAAAAATGTGCCCGATGTGCCCGCTGCGGATCAAGATGTGATTCGCTCGATCGACAAGCCAATGTATGCCCAGGGCCACCTCGCCATTCTCAAAGGCAACCTGAGCCCAGAGGGCTGCGTGGCCAAAATCACGGGCCTGAAGAACCCTGTGATCACTGGCCCAGCTCGGGTTTTCGACGACGAGCAATCGGCGCTCAAAGCCATCCTGGACGGCAAGATTGTGGCTGGCGACGTGATGGTCCTGCGTTACCTCGGACCCAAAGGCGGACCTGGAATGCCAGAAATGCTGGCCCCCACTGGCGCACTGATCGGAGCAGGGCTTGGGGAAAGTGTGGGGTTGATCACCGACGGACGGTTCTCAGGCGGCACCTGGGGCATGGTGGTGGGCCACGTGGCGCCCGAAGCCGCTGCTGGTGGAACAATTGCTTTCGTGCACGAGGGTGACACCATCACTATCGACGCACGTCAACTCAAGCTGGAGTTGCTGGTTTCAGAAGAAGAAATCGCCCAACGCCGAGCCGCTTGGATCGCCCCACAACCGCGCTACACGCGTGGCGTGCAGGCCAAGTTTGCCTTCAACGCATCAAGCGCCAGCAAAGGCGCGGTGCTCGACAACTACTGA
- a CDS encoding TIGR04438 family Trp-rich protein gives MYFLIAGVVALVWNYWRIGMVADTSWWWVMGLFALAVAWWSFADSSGYTKRKEMEKMDLKKKQRIDKHKEALGIKAPRR, from the coding sequence ATGTATTTCTTGATTGCTGGCGTGGTGGCACTTGTTTGGAACTATTGGCGCATTGGTATGGTGGCCGATACATCCTGGTGGTGGGTGATGGGCTTGTTTGCCTTGGCGGTCGCCTGGTGGTCTTTCGCGGACTCGTCCGGCTACACCAAACGCAAGGAAATGGAAAAAATGGATCTGAAGAAAAAGCAGCGGATCGATAAACACAAGGAAGCGCTGGGAATCAAAGCACCTCGCCGTTGA
- a CDS encoding c-type cytochrome, whose protein sequence is MKRALLIMAAMAAISAPAMADEALAKSKNCMACHAVDKKLVGPSYKEVATKYAGNASAVDMLAAKIIKGGSGVWGAIPMPANTQVNEADAKKLAAWVLSLK, encoded by the coding sequence ATGAAACGCGCTCTCCTCATTATGGCCGCGATGGCCGCCATTTCCGCGCCAGCGATGGCCGACGAAGCGTTGGCCAAGAGCAAGAACTGCATGGCTTGCCACGCAGTGGACAAAAAGCTGGTGGGTCCTTCCTACAAAGAAGTGGCCACCAAATACGCAGGCAACGCCAGCGCTGTCGATATGCTGGCCGCCAAAATCATCAAGGGTGGGTCTGGCGTCTGGGGTGCAATCCCCATGCCAGCCAACACCCAGGTGAACGAAGCCGATGCCAAGAAACTGGCGGCATGGGTTTTGAGCTTGAAGTAA
- the acs gene encoding acetate--CoA ligase: MSTPSSAIESTLVENRVFEPSEAMRKSARISGMDAYNALCAEAESDFEGFWAKRARETLTWHKPFTKTLDSSDAPFYKWFDDGELNASYNCLDRHMGTPVENKTAIIFEADGGEITKVTYKELLAKVSQFANALKASGVKKGDRVVIYMPMTVEGVVAMQACARIGATHSVVFGGFSAKALQERIHDAKAVAVVTANYQLRGGKELPLKAIVDEGIALGGCETVKNVFVFQRTQTACNMVAGRDTFMHDAVANQSTDCPAEMVGAEHPLFVLYTSGSTGTPKGVQHSTGGYLLWANLTMQWTFDLKPDDVFWCTADIGWITGHTYVAYGPLAAGATQIVFEGVPTYPNAGRFWQMIERHKCSIFYTAPTAIRSLIKAAEADEKVHPARSDLSSLRIMGSVGEPINPEAWMWYYKHVGGERCPIVDTFWQTETGGHMITPLPGATPLVPGSCTLPLPGITTAIVDETGNDVPNGSGGILVVKKPWPSMIRTIWGDPERFKKSYFPDELKGYYLAGDGAVRSPDRGYFRITGRIDDVLNVSGHRMGTMEIESALVGKTDLVAEAAVVGRPDDTTGEAICAFVVLKRAVPHGDEAKAIAKELRDWVAKEIGPIAKPKDIRFGENLPKTRSGKIMRRLLRSIAKNEKVTQDTSTLENPAILDQLGQAY; the protein is encoded by the coding sequence ATGTCCACACCATCGAGCGCGATCGAGTCCACGCTGGTTGAGAACCGTGTTTTTGAGCCTTCTGAAGCCATGCGAAAGTCGGCCCGCATTTCCGGCATGGATGCCTACAACGCGTTGTGCGCTGAAGCTGAGAGTGATTTCGAAGGGTTCTGGGCCAAGCGGGCGCGGGAAACGCTGACCTGGCACAAGCCGTTCACGAAAACGCTCGACTCATCCGACGCGCCTTTTTACAAGTGGTTCGACGATGGCGAGTTGAATGCCTCTTACAACTGCCTGGACCGCCACATGGGCACCCCCGTTGAAAACAAGACGGCCATCATTTTTGAGGCCGATGGTGGCGAAATCACCAAGGTCACATACAAAGAACTGCTGGCCAAGGTCTCGCAGTTTGCCAATGCCTTGAAGGCCAGTGGTGTGAAAAAGGGTGACCGCGTGGTCATCTACATGCCCATGACCGTCGAAGGCGTGGTCGCGATGCAAGCCTGCGCCCGCATCGGCGCGACCCACAGCGTGGTATTTGGCGGCTTTTCTGCCAAGGCTCTGCAAGAGCGCATTCATGATGCCAAAGCGGTCGCCGTGGTCACCGCCAACTACCAGTTGCGCGGCGGCAAAGAACTGCCCCTGAAAGCCATCGTTGACGAGGGCATTGCGCTGGGTGGTTGTGAAACAGTGAAAAACGTCTTCGTGTTCCAGCGCACACAGACTGCCTGCAACATGGTGGCCGGCCGCGATACGTTCATGCACGATGCCGTGGCGAATCAGTCAACCGACTGCCCGGCTGAGATGGTCGGTGCCGAACATCCGCTGTTTGTGCTCTACACCTCTGGTTCCACAGGAACGCCCAAAGGCGTGCAGCACAGCACGGGCGGCTACCTGCTGTGGGCCAATCTCACCATGCAATGGACTTTCGACTTGAAGCCCGATGATGTCTTCTGGTGCACGGCCGACATCGGCTGGATCACTGGTCACACCTACGTCGCATATGGCCCGCTTGCCGCGGGTGCCACGCAAATCGTGTTTGAGGGAGTGCCCACCTACCCGAACGCTGGCCGCTTCTGGCAGATGATCGAGCGCCACAAGTGTTCGATTTTCTACACCGCGCCCACCGCCATCCGGTCGCTCATCAAAGCCGCTGAAGCAGATGAAAAAGTGCATCCGGCGCGCTCCGACCTGAGCAGCTTGCGCATCATGGGTTCGGTGGGTGAGCCCATCAACCCGGAAGCCTGGATGTGGTACTACAAGCATGTGGGTGGTGAGCGCTGCCCCATCGTGGACACCTTCTGGCAAACCGAAACCGGTGGCCACATGATCACGCCGCTGCCCGGTGCGACGCCGCTGGTTCCGGGCTCCTGCACCTTGCCACTGCCTGGCATCACCACCGCGATCGTGGACGAAACCGGCAACGATGTGCCCAACGGCTCGGGTGGCATTCTGGTGGTCAAGAAGCCTTGGCCCTCCATGATCCGTACGATCTGGGGCGACCCGGAGCGTTTCAAGAAGAGCTACTTCCCGGATGAACTCAAAGGCTACTATCTGGCTGGCGATGGCGCGGTGCGCAGTCCGGATCGGGGCTACTTCCGCATCACGGGTCGAATTGATGATGTGTTGAACGTTTCAGGTCACCGCATGGGAACGATGGAAATCGAGTCTGCCCTGGTGGGCAAGACCGACCTGGTGGCCGAGGCTGCCGTGGTGGGGCGGCCAGACGATACGACGGGCGAAGCCATCTGTGCTTTTGTTGTGCTCAAGCGGGCCGTGCCGCACGGTGACGAGGCCAAGGCCATCGCCAAAGAACTGCGCGACTGGGTGGCCAAGGAGATTGGACCAATTGCCAAGCCCAAAGACATTCGCTTTGGTGAGAACCTGCCCAAGACCCGTTCGGGCAAGATCATGCGCCGGCTGCTTCGCTCGATTGCGAAGAATGAGAAAGTGACCCAGGACACCTCGACGCTGGAAAACCCAGCCATTCTGGACCAGCTCGGCCAAGCCTACTGA
- a CDS encoding fumarate hydratase: MTTAIRQADLIESVAAALQFISYYHPADYIAHLARAYEREQSPAAKDAIAQILTNSKMSATGHRPICQDTGIVNVFLKVGMDVRWDGFTGSLDDAINEGVRQGYNNADNKLRASIVADPLFSRKNTGDNTPAVIHTEIVPGNKVDVTVAAKGGGSENKSKMMMLNPSDSIVDWVLKTLPTMGAGWCPPGMLGIGIGGTAEKSVLMAKQSLMEDIDMYELQTKASKGEKLTQVEELRLELLDKVNALGIGAQGLGGLTTVLDIKIKMYPTHAAGKPIAMIPNCAATRHAHFVMDGSGPVYLDPPSLDLWPNVNWTPDNEKSQRVDLNKLTKADVASWKPGQTLLLNGKMLTGRDAAHKRIQDMLAKGEQLPVDFTNRVIYYVGPVDPVGDEAVGPAGPTTATRMDKFTDMMLEKTGLIAMIGKAERGPVAIESIKSHKSAYLMAVGGAAYLVSKAIKTAKVVGFEDLGMEAIYEFDVVDMPVTVAVDAGGTSVHITGPAEWSKRIATGEFKGISVAGA; the protein is encoded by the coding sequence ATGACCACCGCTATCCGCCAGGCCGATTTGATCGAGTCCGTCGCCGCCGCCCTCCAGTTCATCAGCTATTACCACCCGGCCGACTACATTGCCCACCTTGCTCGCGCCTACGAACGTGAGCAAAGCCCGGCGGCCAAGGACGCGATCGCGCAAATTTTGACCAACAGCAAGATGAGCGCTACGGGCCACCGCCCGATTTGCCAGGACACCGGGATCGTCAATGTGTTTCTGAAAGTGGGAATGGACGTGCGCTGGGACGGGTTCACCGGGAGTCTGGACGACGCGATCAATGAGGGTGTGCGCCAGGGCTACAACAACGCCGACAACAAGCTGCGCGCCAGCATCGTGGCAGACCCTCTCTTCTCCCGCAAAAACACGGGCGACAACACCCCTGCCGTGATCCACACCGAGATCGTGCCAGGGAACAAGGTGGATGTCACCGTGGCGGCCAAAGGCGGCGGCAGCGAAAACAAGAGCAAGATGATGATGCTCAACCCCAGCGACTCCATCGTCGACTGGGTGCTCAAAACGCTACCCACCATGGGCGCTGGCTGGTGCCCGCCGGGCATGCTCGGCATCGGCATCGGCGGCACGGCGGAAAAGTCTGTGTTGATGGCCAAACAAAGTCTGATGGAAGACATCGACATGTACGAGCTGCAAACCAAGGCGTCCAAAGGCGAAAAGCTGACCCAGGTGGAAGAGTTGCGCCTGGAGCTGCTTGACAAGGTCAATGCCCTTGGCATTGGCGCGCAAGGTCTGGGAGGCCTCACCACCGTGCTCGACATCAAGATCAAGATGTACCCCACCCACGCCGCGGGCAAACCCATTGCCATGATCCCCAACTGCGCCGCCACCCGCCACGCCCATTTCGTGATGGACGGGTCGGGGCCGGTTTATCTGGACCCACCGAGCCTCGATCTCTGGCCCAACGTCAACTGGACGCCAGACAATGAAAAGAGCCAACGCGTGGATCTCAACAAGCTCACCAAAGCCGACGTGGCCAGCTGGAAGCCTGGCCAGACCCTGCTGCTCAACGGCAAGATGCTGACCGGTCGCGACGCCGCCCACAAGCGCATTCAAGACATGCTGGCCAAGGGTGAACAACTGCCTGTGGACTTCACCAATCGCGTCATTTACTACGTCGGTCCCGTGGACCCCGTTGGTGATGAAGCCGTGGGCCCGGCAGGCCCCACGACCGCCACCCGCATGGACAAGTTCACCGACATGATGCTGGAGAAAACCGGCCTCATCGCCATGATCGGCAAGGCCGAGCGCGGCCCGGTTGCCATCGAGTCGATCAAGAGCCACAAGAGCGCTTACCTCATGGCCGTGGGCGGCGCCGCCTACCTGGTATCCAAAGCCATCAAGACTGCGAAAGTGGTGGGCTTTGAAGACCTGGGCATGGAAGCCATCTATGAGTTCGATGTGGTCGACATGCCGGTGACCGTGGCGGTGGACGCTGGCGGCACCAGCGTGCATATCACCGGACCAGCCGAGTGGAGCAAGCGCATCGCCACGGGCGAGTTCAAAGGCATTTCCGTCGCCGGCGCTTGA